The window CTCGTCGAGCACGACGTTCGCGGCCACGACGCCGTCCGTCCGCGCGGTCGCGTCCGCGTAGCACTCCCGTATCTCGTCGCCGTCGCGCCAGGACATCGCGAGCGTTCCGAGAGCGCCCGCGTCGGCGACCGCGGCGGCCAGTTCCGGCGTGGACGCGCTGCCGATCGGCGCCTGGACGATCGGGCAGTCGATCCCCAGCGCGTCGCACAGCGGCGTCTCGATGCGCGCCATGCCGGCGACTGCTCGCCCGGCCGACAAGAGCGTGGCGGCGCCCTCCCCTTCCTCCTGTACCCGACCGTCACGCACATACGGCACGCCCGGCCACTCCGAACTATGGAACTGGCGGCCGACCTGCGCGCGGAGGCCCGCTTCGCCGACGAGCGCCGGGTCCTCGTCCTCGCGGGCGCGCCCGACGCGACGCGCTCGGCCGCCGCCGACGCGCTCGACGCCGCCGAGATCGCGCGGAGCGAGACCACGTCCGTCGGCCCGGAGCCGTTCCTCGCCGGCTGCGAGCACCTCGAACCGGTCCACGCGTCCGACCTGCTCGGTCGGACGCGCGAGGCCGTCGTCCTCGACTGCCGCGACGATTTCCGGCCGAACGCGCTCGGCCGCTGCGTCGGCGCCGTCGACGGCGGCGGCCTGCTCGTGCTACTGACGCCGCCGCTGGACGAGTGGCCCGGGCGGCGCCGACCGGAGGGAGGGGCCGCCGAACGAGCGAGCGGGGAGCACGGCGATCCGCGAGCCGACCGGCGCGACGCCTTCGACGCCTCGCTGGCGGTCCCGCCGTTCGAGGTGAGCGACGTCACCGGGAACTTCAGGCGGCGACTCGTCGAGACGATCCGCGCTCACCCCGGAATCGCCATCGTCGACGTCGACGGCGACGAGGCGACGGTCGAGAAGGAGGGCCTCACCGATCCCGCGCCGCGACTGCCGGCGACGCCGCCCGCAGTCCCCGCCGACACCGCGTTTCCCGCGGCCGCCTACGAGGCCTGCCTGACTGACGACCAGGTCGACGCCGTCGCGGCCTTCGAGTCTCTCCTCGACGGCGGCGCCGTGGTCGTCGAGGCCGACCGCGGCCGGGGCAAGTCCAGTGCGGCCGGCCTCGCCGCGGCCTCGCTGGCCCTCGCCGGCCGGGACGTGCTCGTGACCGCGCCGCAGTACCGGAGCGCCCGCGAGGTGTTCGCCCGCGCGGAGGAACTGCTGACCGGCCTCGACGCGCTCGAGGGCCTGGACCACCCCGACGCGCCGCAGCACCTCCGGACGTCCGAGGGGCGCGTCCGCTACGCCGACGCGACCTCGTCTGACATCCTCGACGACGACCCCGACGTCGTGATCGTCGACGAGGCCGCCGCGCTGCCCGTCCGCGTCCTGGAGCGGTTCCTCGACGCGCCAGCCGTCGCGTTCACGACGACCGTCCACGGCTACGAGGGCGCTGGCCGGGGATTCTCCGTGCGCTTCCGGGACCGCCTCGCGGAGAGCGGCCGCGAGGTCACCGAGCGCGCGATGACCGCGCCCATCCGCTACGCCGCCGGCGACCCCGTCGAGTCGTGGGCCTTCCGCGCGCTCCTGCTGGACGCGCGGCCCGCCGTCGACCCGCTTGTCGCCGACGCGACGCCGGAGAGCGCGACCTACGAGCGCCTCGACGCGGACGCCCTCCTCGCGGACGAACACCTGCTCCGGGAGGCCTTCGGCCTGCTCGTGTTAGCCCACTACCGCACCGAGCCGAACGACCTGGCGCGCCTGCTCGACGCGCCGAACGTGAAAGCCCGCGCACTGATCCACGACGGCCACGTCGTCTCCGTGGCGCTGCTGGCCCGCGAGGGCGACCTCCCCGCGGACCTGCGCGCGGACATGTACGGGGGCGGCCGCGTGAAGGGCAACATGCTCCCGGACGTGCTGACGACCCAGTTACGGGACGAGGACGCCGGCGTCCCGGTCGGCCAGCGCGTCCTCCGCATCGCGACCCACCCCGCCGCCCGCTCGCGCGGGCTCGGGTCGCGCCTCCTCGCGGAGGTCGAGTCCGAGTTCGCCGACGCGGTGGACTGGCTCGGCGTCGGCTACGGCGCCACGCCCGAACTCGTCGACTTCTGGGCCGCGAACGGCTACGCCACGGTCCACCTCTCGACGACGCGCAACGACGCCAGCGGCGAGTACTCGGCGGTGATGCTCCGGCCCACCTCTGACGCGGGCCGCGACCTGGCCGACCGCCACGCCGAGTGGTTCGTCGACCGGATCGCGGCCGTCCTCTCGGACCCGCTGGACGACCTCGACCCCGACGTAGCTCGGGCCGCGCTGGCCACCGCTGGCGCGACGCCCACTCTCGATCTCTCCGAGTTCGAGTGGCGGCTCCTCGCGGGCGTCCCCGGCGGCGCCGCCACCTTCGACACCGCGCCGGGCCCCTTCCGCGCGCTCGCGGTCCGGCACCTGGTCGCTACAGCGGCCGACCTCACCCCGGACGCCGAGCGCCTGCTCGTCCGCAAGGTCCTGCAGGCCCGCCCCTGGGACGGGGTCGCCGACGAACTGGGCTTCGTCTCCACCGCGGAGTGCATGCGCGCCCTCGGACGGACGGTCGAAAAATTGGTACGCGTGTACGGCGACGATACGGCACGTGAGGAACTCGATCGCCACGGCGACTGATCCGCCCGTCGCTCCCGTAGCCCCGGATCCACTCGCCGGCGTCCCCGCGCTGGACCCGTTCGCGGCCCAGATCCCGGTCCCGGGCCTCGAGATGCTCGCCCTCGTCGCCGGGTTCGCGCTGCTCGTGGCCGGCGTCGTCGGCAGCGTCGTCCCGTCGGCCCCGGGCGCGCCGCTGTCGACTGCCGGCGTGCTCGTCTACTGGTGGGGCACGGACTTCTCGGAGCCCGGCCTCGGCCTCCTCGTCGGGCTCGTCGCCGTCGGCCTGCTCACCTGGGTCGTCGACTTCGCCGGCGGGGCCATCTCGGCCCGGATCGGCGGCGCCGCCACGTCGACGGCCGTCGTCGCGGGGCTGGTCGGGCTGGTCATGCTGGTCGTCTCCGGACCGCTGGGGACGCTGCTGGGCGTCGTCGCCACTGTCTTCCTGCTGGAGTTCCGCCGCCAGCAGGACGCCCGCGCCGGCGCGAAGGCCGCACTGGTCACCACTGCCGGGATGCTCGGCTCCGTCGTCGCGCAGGCGCTGCTGACCGGGTCGATGCTCGTCGTCATGCTGACCGTCGCGCTGACCTGATTACCGCTGGCCACCTACCTCCACATATGGACTGTGCCGAGGACGACTGCGAGAAGGAGGCGGCGGTGGAACTCCACGTCCCCTGGGACGAGAACCGCCGCGTCTGCACCGCGCACGCCCGGGTCTGGGCGCAGAAGGACGGCGTGGTCCCGGACCCGCTGCCCGGGCACGAGGACGAGTGGCCCTGAACGGGCCGCATCTGACCGCTGGATCCCGCCTCGATCAGATCTCCTTCGCCAGCATCACCTCGTCGATGTACTGCCCGTCGAGCTTGTAGTGGTCCTCGCGGACGGCCTCGGTCTCCCAGTCGTGGGCCTCGAGGAACTCGATGGCCTCCTCGTTGGTCGAGGGGACGGAGTTGTATATCTTCTCGAACCCCTGGCTCGCGGCCCACTCGATGCCCCGCTCCAGCAGGTGGCTGCCGATCCCCACGCCGCGGTACTCCTCGAGGACGCCAAGCGTCAGCTCGGCGGTGTGGGAGAGCTTGTCGAGTTCGGGGTGGCGCAGGTGGACCCAGCCGACCACGTCGTCGCCGACGGTGGCGACGAAGAAGATGCGCGACTCCAGGTCGTTGTGCCGGAGGAGCACGCCCTCGCTGTCGACGACGTCGGCGATGGTCTCGGCGTCGACGTAGGTCTTCTCGCCGACGGCCTCGCGGATGGCGCCGACCAGCCCGGTCAGGTCCTCCTGGCGGGCCTGCCGGATGGTGAACTCGACGTCCTCGGCGTGGAACTCCTCCTCTTCGGCCTCCTGGTCGTAGGCGATGCGGACCATCCCGTCCCGCTCCTCGAGGACGTCGTCGCGCTTCAGGATGGCCATGTGGTGGCCGAACGCCCGCTCCTCCATGTCCAGTGCGGCCCGTATCTCCGAGGGCCGCGCCGATCCGTGCCGCTCCACGTAGTCGTAGATGTCGCTGCGGTCCCGGTTCTCGAACGTCGGCGGTTCGGCGAGTTCCATGCCATTAGGTATCACACAACTATACTTAATGGTTTGTCACGAATGGCGCCGCTTGCTGGCCAGTTCTCACGAGGGCATCCTGCGACGTCTGCCGGCGCTGTCGCGCGCTCTCGCGGGCGACGACGCGTCAGAGCGACGCGGATCCCTCGTAGAGTACGTCGCCGTCGCCGCTGGTCACCGTGAACCGGTCGCCGTCGACACTCACCGCTGGTGCGGCGTCCCAGGGGGCGTCCGCGTCGGCCCCGGGGACGCCGACCACCGCCGTCGCAAGCCACGTCTCGCCCGGTTCGTGCTCCCCGGTCAGCGTGGGAACGACGGTGCGCTGGTGGAGGACGTTGACGTTGGAGTCCTGGATCGCGACGTCGGTCTCCCGCTCCCCGCGAGCGTCGACGACGGCGCTGACGCCGGCGGGGTACCGCGCGACCGCCCGATTCTCCTCGGTCAGGTGGTCGTGGGACGCCGGGTCGTCGTCGCCGGTCCGGTCCAGCGCGAACCCGCCCTCGGCGCTGTGTAGCGTCCGCTCCGACTCAATCCGGTGGACGCGGGCGTGCCACGGCAGCGCCGGCACGAGCCACGTCTCGACCGACACGTCGTCGAACGGTTCCCAGCGAGAGTAGGCCGCGCCGTCGCCGACGGACTGGTCGCGCACCCGCTCCCGGTGCCTGAAGCTGCGTCCGTCTTCCGAGAGAACGAGCGCGCTGTCGTGTCCGGCCCCGAGCAGCCCGCCGAGTCCGCTCGCCACGCCGACGCCGAACGCAGTCGAGTAGGCGAACTTGTTGTACTTCACCGGCTCGGCGCTGAAGTCCCCCTCGAGGTGGCTCTGTCCCGCGGCCAGGGCGAAGTGGTGGTCCGTCTCCTCGTCCCGGCAGACGAGCAGGTTCGGTTCCTCCTGCACGGTCACGTCGGGCAGGTCCGGCAGCGGCTCCTCCTCGGCGCGCCAGAACGGGTGATCCGGTGGGCACGCGAGCGGTAGCGCGGCCTTCAGGGCCCAGTACGGACCGCTCGGTGAGTTGTAGATCTCCGCCGCCTTGAGGTTCGGGTACCGGTACCCAATCGAGAGGACGCCGCCCTCGGTGAAGATGGGCTGGTCGAGCCACCAGCGGACGTTCCGGGCCCACAGCCCCCTGATCTGCCCCCACGACAGCGCGTCCGGCTTCGCGTCCGCGAACGCCAGCGCGCCCCAGAACGCGGCCTGCGCGAAGCGGTAGGTGAGGCTCCGGCCGTAGGGTAACGCCGGCCCGTCGCCCGCAAACCAGTGGACGTACTCCCCGGCGAAGCGGCGCGCCCGCTCGCGGAACGTCGACGCGCGGTCGGGGTCGTCGGCCAGGGCGGCGTACAGCAGACCGTTCACGTGCATCTCCCACGCGATGTAGTGATCGCGCCCGCCGAGGCCGTCGTCCGTGCCGTCGCTGTACCACCCGTCGCTCATGTAGTAGGAGTCGAGCCGATCCAGGTCCGACCGTACCTGCTCCGGGTCGTGTTCCGCCCCGACGGACTCCAGGCCCAGATTGGTCAGGACCCGGTAGAACAGCCAGTTGCCGTCCCAGAGTCGTGCCTCGTTCGTCCGTCCGAGCCAGTCCGCGACGAGCCGCTGCTCCTCGGACGCCAGCGGGTCCCAGATGCGTTCGGGCACCACCGCCAGCGCGACGGCGATGGTGGACATCTCGACGTGCTTCTGGGAGTGATCCCCGGGCGTCCCCCAGTACTCGTCGTGGTCGGGGTTGCAGCCGTTCGCCAGGCCCTCCCGGATCCGCTCCCAGTCGTCGACCGACCGTCCGCCAGCCTCGAGTGAGAGAGCACCCCACAGGCGGCGTGCGAACCCCTCCAGCTCCGCGTCGACGTCCGGGTAGAGCGTCCCCGTGACACCGGGCCGCAGGCGGGCGTTCCCGGGGCTGTAGTGCGGTTCCAGCGCATCGCAGATCCGCTCGACGGCTCGCTGAAAGTCCGCCCGCGCCTCGAGTGGCCCACCCGTCTCTAGTGGTCGCATACGAACGCCACCGGCGGTGTCGAAAATAACTCTTACCGTGGCGTGAGAGTCATTCGCGGGGCGAACCGACCGCTCCCTCACCGCCGCTCGGGGACGCCGGTGAGGATCTGCGCCACGTCCCCGGCGTCGCGCGTGTCCACCAGCAGCTCCGCCGCCTCGCGGAGCTGGTACTCGCCATCGACGTCGACGCCGTAGCAGGCGGCGTACATGGCCAGCCAGTGGTTCGTCGCCTCCTGCAGTCGGTCGTAGGTCTCCGGCGGGAAGTACTCCATCCGGCCGCCGGTGCGGAACTCGACAAACGCCGAGATGGTCGGCCCGAGCCCATCGCGGACG of the Halomicrobium salinisoli genome contains:
- a CDS encoding DUF2264 domain-containing protein gives rise to the protein MRPLETGGPLEARADFQRAVERICDALEPHYSPGNARLRPGVTGTLYPDVDAELEGFARRLWGALSLEAGGRSVDDWERIREGLANGCNPDHDEYWGTPGDHSQKHVEMSTIAVALAVVPERIWDPLASEEQRLVADWLGRTNEARLWDGNWLFYRVLTNLGLESVGAEHDPEQVRSDLDRLDSYYMSDGWYSDGTDDGLGGRDHYIAWEMHVNGLLYAALADDPDRASTFRERARRFAGEYVHWFAGDGPALPYGRSLTYRFAQAAFWGALAFADAKPDALSWGQIRGLWARNVRWWLDQPIFTEGGVLSIGYRYPNLKAAEIYNSPSGPYWALKAALPLACPPDHPFWRAEEEPLPDLPDVTVQEEPNLLVCRDEETDHHFALAAGQSHLEGDFSAEPVKYNKFAYSTAFGVGVASGLGGLLGAGHDSALVLSEDGRSFRHRERVRDQSVGDGAAYSRWEPFDDVSVETWLVPALPWHARVHRIESERTLHSAEGGFALDRTGDDDPASHDHLTEENRAVARYPAGVSAVVDARGERETDVAIQDSNVNVLHQRTVVPTLTGEHEPGETWLATAVVGVPGADADAPWDAAPAVSVDGDRFTVTSGDGDVLYEGSASL
- the tmcA gene encoding tRNA(Met) cytidine acetyltransferase TmcA, with product MELAADLRAEARFADERRVLVLAGAPDATRSAAADALDAAEIARSETTSVGPEPFLAGCEHLEPVHASDLLGRTREAVVLDCRDDFRPNALGRCVGAVDGGGLLVLLTPPLDEWPGRRRPEGGAAERASGEHGDPRADRRDAFDASLAVPPFEVSDVTGNFRRRLVETIRAHPGIAIVDVDGDEATVEKEGLTDPAPRLPATPPAVPADTAFPAAAYEACLTDDQVDAVAAFESLLDGGAVVVEADRGRGKSSAAGLAAASLALAGRDVLVTAPQYRSAREVFARAEELLTGLDALEGLDHPDAPQHLRTSEGRVRYADATSSDILDDDPDVVIVDEAAALPVRVLERFLDAPAVAFTTTVHGYEGAGRGFSVRFRDRLAESGREVTERAMTAPIRYAAGDPVESWAFRALLLDARPAVDPLVADATPESATYERLDADALLADEHLLREAFGLLVLAHYRTEPNDLARLLDAPNVKARALIHDGHVVSVALLAREGDLPADLRADMYGGGRVKGNMLPDVLTTQLRDEDAGVPVGQRVLRIATHPAARSRGLGSRLLAEVESEFADAVDWLGVGYGATPELVDFWAANGYATVHLSTTRNDASGEYSAVMLRPTSDAGRDLADRHAEWFVDRIAAVLSDPLDDLDPDVARAALATAGATPTLDLSEFEWRLLAGVPGGAATFDTAPGPFRALAVRHLVATAADLTPDAERLLVRKVLQARPWDGVADELGFVSTAECMRALGRTVEKLVRVYGDDTAREELDRHGD
- a CDS encoding DUF456 domain-containing protein, producing MLALVAGFALLVAGVVGSVVPSAPGAPLSTAGVLVYWWGTDFSEPGLGLLVGLVAVGLLTWVVDFAGGAISARIGGAATSTAVVAGLVGLVMLVVSGPLGTLLGVVATVFLLEFRRQQDARAGAKAALVTTAGMLGSVVAQALLTGSMLVVMLTVALT
- a CDS encoding GNAT family N-acetyltransferase, which produces MELAEPPTFENRDRSDIYDYVERHGSARPSEIRAALDMEERAFGHHMAILKRDDVLEERDGMVRIAYDQEAEEEEFHAEDVEFTIRQARQEDLTGLVGAIREAVGEKTYVDAETIADVVDSEGVLLRHNDLESRIFFVATVGDDVVGWVHLRHPELDKLSHTAELTLGVLEEYRGVGIGSHLLERGIEWAASQGFEKIYNSVPSTNEEAIEFLEAHDWETEAVREDHYKLDGQYIDEVMLAKEI